In Vespa velutina chromosome 14, iVesVel2.1, whole genome shotgun sequence, the genomic stretch TATTCACTTTTCAACACAGTGTGCCGCGGTAATAGCCCAATTCTCGTTCAACAAGGCTGCTCCACATTTGTGCAAATAGGTAGATGTCTTCCATTGACGTAACGAGATCTGTAAATCAATCTTTCAAGTTCGCGCATCGTAGAAATGGATAGGATCGTTGATTAGAAGAGATCGTACGTTGCTTAGTCTCGATAGAAAATGAGCAAACAACGTCGTGATAGACATCTCTCCGAGAAATGAGACGAGTCAAAAGCTTTCCTAACTATTCTCGTCGATCAATTTGGTCTTTCGACAAACGTGATCTTCCTTCatcttcattctttccttttcttttttattctttctttttatttatatagaaattagaCGTGACGCgaaaatcgtgaaaaaaataaagataaaagagcttggtttcttttttttttctttttttctttttttcttttttttttttttttttctttttctatccacTCACCTGCCAGGGCCACTTGCCAAAGGTACTGCGATTGCCACCCACGATCCTCGACTCGGGAAATATTCTCCTTCCGCAAACTGCAAGCAGAAGCATCGTTGAGTTTACTGCTTTGAAGAGATTCGCGTGGTGGTTTGCCGTTGTCACGACGACGGCCATGTTGGAGAACGAGGACGTGCTCGAATTCATTCGACTGGATGAACCGGTATAAGTCACGtgcttccttttattttttctctcacccCACTCTATGTTCTTTATGTGAGCCAAACGTCTCATTGGCTACGTGGTTGCCCCTTCTATATTagcattttcaatttatataccGACGGATCGTTCTTtgtgaaaatgattttttcacCGTGAACTCTCATGATTCacgataaaggaaagaaaagcgtATGAAATACAGGAGAATAAAGACAATCACAGTCCATCCAATCGTAATACTAATAATTCTGTCTTTGTCAtgcatttttcatatttatctaCCTTTATAGATTTCCTATGAATGCTCTTACGTGAATAACGAAATTTTGATAATGATCGTGTATAATAACCTTGCTTGTAATCCGACATATTTAGAGTTTCTATCGATATCGGAGTTTCCGTATCAACGGCTATAGTAGCGATGCTTGACAATGTCGTCAGAATCGTTGACGTCTCTGTAACTTGCTCCGTCGTCGTTGGAACTTCCGTCGTTGATCTCACTGAATCGtttgagaaaattaatattaaaatcgtcAAGTATTGTagacattaataaaatattcacttTAAGTAATACACTGTTAACAGGCTAAAAAATAAGGTTTATATCGAATGCAACAGATaagatataatctttttacCAGGTACATCAGACGATACAGTAGACGAGAGAGACTCTAATTTAATCGTCGAACTTCCCAGATTTTCCGAGGACGTTTCAACGGTCGTTGGTGGTGATTGGATCATTACCCAACCATCCGGCGTTGTTATGGGTGTCCATTCGCTCTCCGTTATTTCTGaaatgagagaatgaaatgtttaagaataataaaaaaaagtaaggatgaaaaaagaacgttGAATATTCGACAAGAAATAGATTCCGTTGAACCAACAATGACTTTAGGAAGATTTCCAGACAGTTGGATAGGAATAGTGGAAGGacgtaaaggaaaagagagaacagaaaTTACGGTGGATGGTTTAAACCGTTACGACGTCCCAGCCCGACGTACAGAGTTTTATCTTCTCTTGCGATGCTGTTGAACGTagtgagataaagagagacagagaaatagagagatgtCTCTTTAACCCATTTGTAACATCGACCCTGTTCTTTGATCTTGATCTAGCTTCGTACGCTGGCCTTGAACCAATACAAATACAATATGCGACAAAATATTTGGTTCAAATTAACTCTTATTTTAGTTAGAAAGTTGCCGTTCGAATTTGATATGCCTAAAAATGCAACCGATTCTCAAAATAATTgcttaattacgataaaaatacgaCAAAGTATTCCTTAAGAACATACTATTCTTAATATCTCGTGAGCGTAACACGTATCCTTCGCGCGTTTCTACGTCTAAAAATAGAAGGATGAGAACATTTCTACGATCATTCTATTCAAGAAGCTGCACATCGatgcaaattatatattacgtgaTCTGAACTTTGAATTTTCTATGATTTAATccatacaaaaattaaattaatccatTATCCTTAAAACTTAAACGATAttccattttcattataattgaaaatataagaatatccaaaaatatttatcaatatttcgtTTGGATtaacaaacaaagaagaaaaatcaacaCATCCGATCCGTAAGTTTCCATTATCCGAGCGATTAAGAGAACatagaatgaaaaggaagGGAACATGAGTGAGAATGCGATAGATACCCAAGCAATCAATCAAATTCACTCGGGTACACGCTATTCTGAATACTGATTAATGCGGAAGGTATAATAACGGTTTCGTCGTGAATTTCTCTACGAGATGATTTTCCATTGCCGACAAGAGAGTTTTGTTACACAATGAACATCCGTTGTGAAAGGACATGAGCGGATATGCGAAATGTAGTTTCATTATGTAAGCCGATTTTCCGTATTAGATTGTATGTAATACTATCAGCCACGCATTATCAAATgttaaaattcaaatgatttttcttcatacatcgaatatgtataattaataacttttcaTGGAATCTTGATCATAACTTCAACTTACCATCGTGTCTTTTGGTTGTGGATAAAACGTCAGTTGCTTTAGTTGGTGTTTCATCGGAATGGGAAGACCACGTGACCAAACCAGATGACGGTGTAGTTTGTGGTACTTCTTCGAGAGTCTGGTTGACAATTGGTACCTTGGACGTTTGACTACTCGCAGTCGAGGAAGTGGAACTAATGAAGCTAGCGACAGATACGGTCGTAGGTGTTGTAATTCTAATAGGTTTTATCGTAGTTTCAATTGAACTCTCAGTTGGCTTAAACTTGGTAATCTCCGATGTTGAATTACTTGTAGTGGTTTGGAAAGTTGTCTTTTGCGTGGTAGATGTTTCTAATTTATCAGTAGTTAATGTACTGATCTTAGTAGGCTTCGTACTGATTATAGTCGTTACAACTGGCCTAGAAGTGGTTGGTTTAGGTTTGGTCGTGATCTTATGATAAATAGGTTTCTCAGTAGTGATTGTAATCGGCTTTCGAGTTACAAAACTCACTGTTTCCGTCACCAAAGTTACAAGTGTCTCTTCGGTAGAAGACAAAAGATTGCTTTCAGTCGTTGTGAACGTTGGTTTTGTCTTATTAGACGTCAAATAAGTCGACGCTACCGTTGTCGTTCCGTGACTAGAACCAATCGAAGAATTACTTTGAGTCGTCGGTTTTTTTGTGGGTAAAGTTGGTTTTTTGGTAGACAAGGTGGGTCTTTTCGTGCTCGTGACAAGGGGTCTCTTCGTGCTAACAGTAGGTGGTCTCTTGGTAAATTGTTGAGTCACTGGCTTGACCGATGTCGTGTTTCTTGGTGGAAATCTTGTCGAAGGCACAGTCTTTTGCGTCGTTGTAATAATACTTTTCGATGTGGTTGTTTGTATCGGTCGTTGAATACTCGTTTGAGTAGTTGTATGTAATATCGTAGTGTGTAAAGGTTTTTTTGTAATCGGTTTCGATGTACCTACGATTGGTCTTGACGTTGTGGATAAAGTCGTAATTTTGAACGGAACTGTTGGCTTTTGAGTTGTACCGACTGATAGTTTAGAAGTTGTTGAAGTAGTAGACGTATTGGACGAATACTTTGTACTTTCTGTAGAGATTTTAGTGAAATTCTTGGAGGGTGCGGATGTAGTAGTAAATTTTTCGTACGAGCCGTTTTGAACTGTTTGAAAAGTCGATAGACGAATCGATTGTGTCGTCGTTTCTATGGTCTGTATCGTTGGTTTCTTTGTTACAATCTTTGTACTCCCTCCATGTGTATGCGATGTACTTTTAGTACTTTGTGTTGCCTGAGTGATCGTAGTAGCCTAAAAAAACAATGGAGATCGATCGGGTCGGAGATTGTTCAATCTATATGACATTGCGTATGTGTGTTCAGGAAATTAATGGTCTCTATAATTGACTTCATTGCAGTAAGTTTTACCTTCCTTTTTGAACAACTTCCGCATTTTAAGAATAGAAAACATGACAAAAGTATTTGAGTCAGggtctcattttctttttttaccgcGGATAgagtttttaaataaaaattatatcattgtaATTCGTAATATTCCCAATTTTTAAAGTTCTAAtccgataaatttttatccaggaaaaaaataaaaagaagaaattttatgaaatcataagaaaaagaaaaagactatTAACTTACCACAGTGGTGTATGTACCAGATGGTTTGCTTTGGTCGTTAGGCTTTGGCCTTGGAAAATATGGGGGTATGTCATTGCTCTCGATGGGATTGTGAGTAGTGACGAACGGCCTTGATGTTGCTGGCGGTCCATCGTCGATGCTGTTGTCCTGAGGTCCAACGTCCGGCTCTTCGTCGATCTTACAACAACTACCGAAATAGAAACGATCGATGCATGTGCCAAGATGCGTGCCGTTCGCCTTTGCACAGGTAAATGCAAACATGCAAATTCCGGTTTCGCCTGTTCTACGCGACACGCATGGCAAGTGTCGGATGTTTCTTCCAGTACCTgagatcaaaaaaaatattaagaaaattagtCGATAATTAAGATCATAATTGTGAGAAAGACTCGACTGATCAAGTTATCGCAAGATGAGTCTTTCAAATACTATTATTCTTCACAGATTTCAActggtttattatttttttgctaCTCGTgtagaataatttctttttgcaaaGAAGTTGTATTCACTCTAAAAATCGAAAGGACTAGTTCCATCTCAATCTATTCGTTGTACCATTGTTAtcgtctttcttcctcttatcgCGCTGAAATGTCTTACTCGATTATTCACCGATTATACACTTCCTTGCCTTTCATCACCTGCATTTAGATCGTAGCCTTAATGGAATGCGTTGAAGATCATCATTAAGAAGATAATTATCAACAGCGGCAAGCATACCAGAGATGATACACGAGTGAACTGTATTTTGTATTGAGAACATACGTATAACGCTTCATAGCGAGAGAATGCACAGTTATAGGAGACACTTTAATAttgcaaaaagagagaaagagaagcaatACGGAAGCATTCACAGCCCAGATATCTTCCTCCTAAAACGTGTTCCTTGTTGCATTTTTTCCCCATACGTgttttaatatgtttattacTATACGATCTTGACATACATCGATAACATTCTAACGAACGTGTAAAAGCAAGATCAAGAACGTGTATGtgcttttaaatttatattattgtatagtAGATTTTTTCGCATTCCTATTTTTTGCTCACcgtatttattaatcgatatattggcaatcgaattaaataggaaactttaaaaaaaatttaacgactGTTGATAATAAAAGCTCCATCTTTTGACGATCGATCGAGTAATTTCTCGAAAAATCTCTGTcctataagaaattataatcgaGAATATATCGTTAGAAGATAATCACACTTGGAAAATATCtcgttttattatcgatcgattcacACGAACGTTTTCATTCAATGCTAACGCTACGTCCTCGCATAGCTTATAGATAGCGGGCAACGTTATTTTAATGAGAACATCTCTTATCGTTGAGTATTAAATCATTGCTATTCAACATTTGATTTGGTGATGATATAAACTAATGAAAAAAGTAtgttatataaacaataaatactTGAGAGTAGGTAAAAATGTAGATCAATATTACcacaaaataatcatttttgaagtatttatttttttacctaTTAACGATAAGCATTATTAAACGATAAGATTATCTAATAAATTCGTGTAActtcaatttttcaaagtatttcgttaaaaataaagattaatatcGCTTTGGAAGTCCtaagtatttaattaaaattatctgaGTATATAAAGAATTCGTATACAtgaaattataacgatttagttttagatataataatttatggcATTGATGTTACGTAGATCGACGTAGCATGGATTAtcaaaggaaggaaggaattgATGTCAGACGAATGGAAGCATCTGGGTACCGTTAAATTTCGATGTATGAGCTAGTTACCCGAGTCACAAGTAGGTCATAGTCATAGCCCAATGTAACAACTCGTTTCCTTCCAAGGCACCTTGTAATcttggttctctctctctccctctctctctctctctctctctctctctctctctttttctctcttttccttcttctctttttctccttctcatttTACAAAGCCGAAGAAACCACCGAGCGCATTCCAAGGCATCTTGAAGGTATTTCAGACGATTAGATCGACATACCTGTAGCTTAAGTCCTCCGAGAATAGACTCCGAACGAATTTACGTGAAAAATTATCTCAGATCTTTTTCTAAATGAACTGTAGTAAGATGCTGACTATTTGTatcaatacaatataatattttatatatatatatatatatatatatatatatatatatattctctctctctctctctctcattcataataatttatgaatataagGATTGGTacaatgaatatttcattCCTGATtcttataaatgtattttcgaATAGGAAGCACATAATGTAATGTTGCATGTAAAGAGAACTCTTTTAACGActataaaatctttataagTCGAGCTCAAGATTAGATGAGGTTtagtaatcatttttaatcctttttaatctatatattttcttcgcgttacgtaatttttttttaagttaagTGTACATACGTTGCTCTTAGGATTATTAATTGAACGAAATTGATATTACACCtcaattcattcattttcctCTACCACTGTTTGATTTAGTCGACAAGATACGCAGACGATgatttatcatatttcatG encodes the following:
- the LOC124954009 gene encoding serine proteinase stubble isoform X2 → MFAFTCAKANGTHLGTCIDRFYFGSCCKIDEEPDVGPQDNSIDDGPPATSRPFVTTHNPIESNDIPPYFPRPKPNDQSKPSGTYTTVATTITQATQSTKSTSHTHGGSTKIVTKKPTIQTIETTTQSIRLSTFQTVQNGSYEKFTTTSAPSKNFTKISTESTKYSSNTSTTSTTSKLSVGTTQKPTVPFKITTLSTTSRPIVGTSKPITKKPLHTTILHTTTQTSIQRPIQTTTSKSIITTTQKTVPSTRFPPRNTTSVKPVTQQFTKRPPTVSTKRPLVTSTKRPTLSTKKPTLPTKKPTTQSNSSIGSSHGTTTVASTYLTSNKTKPTFTTTESNLLSSTEETLVTLVTETVSFVTRKPITITTEKPIYHKITTKPKPTTSRPVVTTIISTKPTKISTLTTDKLETSTTQKTTFQTTTSNSTSEITKFKPTESSIETTIKPIRITTPTTVSVASFISSTSSTASSQTSKVPIVNQTLEEVPQTTPSSGLVTWSSHSDETPTKATDVLSTTKRHDEITESEWTPITTPDGWVMIQSPPTTVETSSENLGSSTIKLESLSSTVSSDVPVRSTTEVPTTTEQVTETSTILTTLSSIATIAVDTETPISIETLNMSDYKQVCGRRIFPESRIVGGNRSTFGKWPWQISLRQWKTSTYLHKCGAALLNENWAITAAHCVENVSPADLLLRIGEYDLANEEEPYGFQERRVQIIASHPQFDPRTFEYDLALLRFYEPLPTFQPNVLPICLPDDDETYVGRTAFVTGWGRLYDEGPLPSILQEVAVPVINNTVCEAMYRNAGYIEHIPHIFICAGWRNGGFDSCEGDSGGPMVIQRARDKRWLLAGIISWGIGCAVPNQPGVYTRISEFREWINQILQF
- the LOC124954009 gene encoding serine proteinase stubble isoform X1, which produces MWNHRRLSWIIISLCCVFIHITIASPIYVPQFLPSSTGRNIRHLPCVSRRTGETGICMFAFTCAKANGTHLGTCIDRFYFGSCCKIDEEPDVGPQDNSIDDGPPATSRPFVTTHNPIESNDIPPYFPRPKPNDQSKPSGTYTTVATTITQATQSTKSTSHTHGGSTKIVTKKPTIQTIETTTQSIRLSTFQTVQNGSYEKFTTTSAPSKNFTKISTESTKYSSNTSTTSTTSKLSVGTTQKPTVPFKITTLSTTSRPIVGTSKPITKKPLHTTILHTTTQTSIQRPIQTTTSKSIITTTQKTVPSTRFPPRNTTSVKPVTQQFTKRPPTVSTKRPLVTSTKRPTLSTKKPTLPTKKPTTQSNSSIGSSHGTTTVASTYLTSNKTKPTFTTTESNLLSSTEETLVTLVTETVSFVTRKPITITTEKPIYHKITTKPKPTTSRPVVTTIISTKPTKISTLTTDKLETSTTQKTTFQTTTSNSTSEITKFKPTESSIETTIKPIRITTPTTVSVASFISSTSSTASSQTSKVPIVNQTLEEVPQTTPSSGLVTWSSHSDETPTKATDVLSTTKRHDEITESEWTPITTPDGWVMIQSPPTTVETSSENLGSSTIKLESLSSTVSSDVPVRSTTEVPTTTEQVTETSTILTTLSSIATIAVDTETPISIETLNMSDYKQVCGRRIFPESRIVGGNRSTFGKWPWQISLRQWKTSTYLHKCGAALLNENWAITAAHCVENVSPADLLLRIGEYDLANEEEPYGFQERRVQIIASHPQFDPRTFEYDLALLRFYEPLPTFQPNVLPICLPDDDETYVGRTAFVTGWGRLYDEGPLPSILQEVAVPVINNTVCEAMYRNAGYIEHIPHIFICAGWRNGGFDSCEGDSGGPMVIQRARDKRWLLAGIISWGIGCAVPNQPGVYTRISEFREWINQILQF